ATATTTAAAAGCATAAAAAAGATCTCTCACTACGTTCGAGATGACACCCATGTTTCGCCAGTATTTATTGAGAACTTACGCCAGACGCACTTAACCTACTGTAATATATAGCATTTAATATTTAAGTAAGGTTTAACATTCTGATATTTTAGCTTATGGTAAGCTCACAAGTGTTGCCATGCGCATAGTAATAAGTCACAAGTCATTAGCAACTATGAGCAAAAGTAAGCCACTAATTTACGACACAGTGCAATTAACCAAACTTAGCATTGAGGTGCAGCAGCAGCTTGCCGCCATTACCCAAATTTTTGCCGACTGTCCGCTCGTGCAACTGTTAATGCTATTTGGCAGCTATGCCCGCGGTGATTTTGTTAATGATTTAAAAACCGGTTATCACTCTGACTTTGATTTGCTTGTAGTTACGCATACCAACAAAGACGCCGCTGACCATAAAGTTTTTAATGAGCTTGAAAATAAAGCACAAAAAATTGCGGGCTCTACCATAATATCGCTGATTCGCCATGACATTGCTGAGCTAAATTACCAAATACGCGCCGGACAGTTTTTTTTCGTCGATATCGTGCGCGATGGCATCGTGCTTTATGACTCACGCCAAGTAATTTTAGCTAAGCCCAAGGCGAATACCCCAAAAGAACATTTTGAATTAATACAACGCTATTTTAAAACTTGGTTTGCTAGCGCCACCTCACTATGGACGGTTGCGCATTATCTACCATTTTCACAAAGACGTTTGGGAGCGTTTTTGCTGCATCAAGCAACCGAGCGCTATTTACATACCATAACTTTGGTCTTTGAAGGTTATAAACACAAAACCCATAATTTAAGTATATTAGCTGGTCACGCCGAAAAACATCATCAGTTATTGCAACCTACCTTAGTGCGCAGCGAAGCGCATGATGAGCATATTTTCAAGTTACTTAAACGAGCTTATGTCGAGGCTCGTTATGTGATGAGTTATGATGTAACTCGCGACGAACTTGA
Above is a window of Deltaproteobacteria bacterium DNA encoding:
- a CDS encoding HEPN domain-containing protein, encoding MSKSKPLIYDTVQLTKLSIEVQQQLAAITQIFADCPLVQLLMLFGSYARGDFVNDLKTGYHSDFDLLVVTHTNKDAADHKVFNELENKAQKIAGSTIISLIRHDIAELNYQIRAGQFFFVDIVRDGIVLYDSRQVILAKPKANTPKEHFELIQRYFKTWFASATSLWTVAHYLPFSQRRLGAFLLHQATERYLHTITLVFEGYKHKTHNLSILAGHAEKHHQLLQPTLVRSEAHDEHIFKLLKRAYVEARYVMSYDVTRDELEDMRARVCDLAKRARVACIEKLSSYFGADALDELPDISENIDLNDLPTPPEDKDDKEAFELWQQVVKRFLVDRINISREHALAEGKADGLHEGQAQERARAIIDVLKRRNVAISDDIEKQILACRDADLLAKYWKRAFVVNVIKELLVE